The proteins below come from a single bacterium genomic window:
- a CDS encoding cold-shock protein, which translates to MAAGTVKWFNGEKGYGFITPEDGSKDLFVHFSAIQGEGYKTLNEGQKVEYEATQGQKGPQASNVRVVG; encoded by the coding sequence ATGGCAGCAGGTACGGTAAAGTGGTTCAACGGCGAGAAGGGGTATGGTTTCATTACTCCTGAAGACGGCAGCAAGGACCTTTTTGTGCACTTCAGCGCAATCCAGGGCGAGGGCTACAAGACCCTCAACGAAGGCCAAAAGGTCGAGTACGAAGCCACCCAGGGGCAAAAGGGCCCCCAGGCGAGCAACGTCCGCGTCGTCGGGTAA